In uncultured Methanobrevibacter sp., a genomic segment contains:
- the hypA gene encoding hydrogenase maturation nickel metallochaperone HypA yields MHELSMAQGIINAVIETAENNNATEVTEIGIEIGRLAMINPEQLKFMLGVLVENTIVEDAVIKIEEIPVEIECPDCGFKGEADLDDKDHYAPVVECPKCENKRISILNGKDCIVKNIVIEKPDD; encoded by the coding sequence ATGCATGAATTATCAATGGCTCAAGGAATAATAAATGCAGTTATAGAGACTGCAGAAAATAATAATGCAACGGAAGTTACTGAGATTGGTATTGAAATTGGTAGACTAGCTATGATTAATCCAGAACAATTAAAGTTCATGTTAGGTGTTTTAGTTGAAAACACAATAGTGGAAGATGCTGTTATTAAAATTGAAGAAATACCTGTTGAAATTGAATGTCCTGATTGTGGATTTAAAGGGGAAGCAGATTTGGATGATAAAGATCATTATGCTCCTGTTGTAGAATGTCCAAAATGTGAAAATAAAAGGATATCTATTTTAAATGGTAAAGATTGTATTGTTAAAAATATTGTTATTGAGAAACCTGATGATTAA
- the hypB gene encoding hydrogenase nickel incorporation protein HypB has protein sequence MHNVADVEVQKNIMDANKRLADRNKKNLEDKNIFCVDFVGAIGSGKTTLIENIIENSDDKIGVIAGDVISKFDAGRIEKHNAPVVGLNTGKECHLDAHLVGHGLGDLPLDDLDIVIIENVGNLICPVDFDLGSHMRIVVVSVTEGDDTVEKHPLIFQTSDLVVINKVDLADAVGADADKMVSDAKQLNPNVQVIKASLKQGEGLSEIISAINEKRNS, from the coding sequence ATGCATAATGTAGCTGATGTGGAAGTACAAAAAAATATTATGGATGCAAATAAAAGATTAGCTGATAGAAATAAAAAAAATCTTGAAGATAAAAATATTTTTTGTGTAGACTTTGTTGGAGCTATTGGTTCTGGTAAAACTACTTTAATTGAAAATATTATTGAAAACTCTGATGATAAAATTGGTGTAATTGCTGGTGATGTAATTAGTAAATTTGATGCAGGTAGGATAGAAAAACATAATGCTCCTGTAGTTGGTTTAAACACTGGTAAAGAATGTCATTTAGATGCTCATTTAGTTGGTCATGGACTTGGAGATTTGCCTTTAGATGATTTGGATATTGTAATTATTGAAAATGTAGGTAATTTAATTTGTCCTGTTGATTTTGATTTAGGATCTCATATGAGAATTGTTGTTGTAAGTGTTACTGAAGGTGATGACACTGTAGAAAAACACCCATTAATTTTCCAAACATCTGATCTTGTTGTTATTAATAAAGTTGATTTGGCTGATGCTGTTGGTGCTGATGCTGACAAGATGGTTTCAGATGCAAAACAATTAAATCCTAATGTTCAAGTTATTAAAGCTAGTTTAAAACAAGGAGAAGGTTTATCAGAAATTATTTCAGCTATTAATGAAAAAAGAAATAGTTAA
- a CDS encoding DUF354 domain-containing protein, producing MFSLKIWIDISNAPHVRFFKDVIKYLEAEGEDLIITARQFGDIHKLMDMYDIDFISVGKHGVSLYDKLKESTSRVYELVDIINDEKVDVALSKHSIELPRIAFGLGIPSLYVLDNEHALAANKLTLPLCNRIITPNKIDIWKLMQFGADPNSIIPYNGTSELMHFKSFEYNENIFDDLGLSLKYPKTILMRPEPSLASYLDADCHKSVLSPIVDVLKEYANILILPRFKAQAEIFEGIDNVTILEPPVDTSSLMKKADLVIGAGGTMNREAAILQTPVISCYPGKTLAVDQYYIDQGLMFRSNNIDEVIQKALAFIVNPHEKIDFKTDDLFQIILDNLYDLGNGGK from the coding sequence GTGTTTTCATTGAAAATATGGATTGATATTTCAAATGCTCCTCATGTGAGATTTTTTAAGGATGTTATTAAATATCTTGAGGCAGAGGGGGAAGATTTAATAATTACAGCCAGGCAGTTTGGAGATATTCATAAATTAATGGATATGTATGATATAGACTTTATTTCTGTTGGAAAACATGGTGTAAGTTTGTATGATAAGCTTAAAGAAAGTACATCTCGTGTTTATGAACTTGTGGATATTATTAATGATGAAAAGGTGGATGTTGCACTTAGCAAACATTCTATTGAACTTCCTAGAATAGCTTTTGGTTTAGGAATTCCAAGTTTATATGTTTTAGATAATGAACATGCATTAGCTGCAAATAAATTAACTCTTCCGTTATGTAATAGGATAATAACTCCGAATAAAATAGATATTTGGAAATTAATGCAATTTGGAGCAGATCCAAATAGTATCATTCCATATAATGGAACTTCTGAATTAATGCATTTTAAAAGCTTTGAATATAATGAGAATATTTTTGATGATTTAGGTCTTAGTTTAAAATATCCAAAAACTATTTTAATGAGGCCAGAACCATCTTTAGCTTCTTATTTGGATGCAGATTGTCATAAATCAGTTTTATCTCCTATTGTTGATGTGTTAAAGGAGTATGCTAATATATTAATATTGCCTAGATTTAAAGCACAAGCAGAAATCTTTGAAGGTATTGATAATGTTACTATTTTAGAGCCTCCTGTTGATACTTCAAGTTTGATGAAAAAAGCTGATTTGGTAATAGGAGCTGGTGGAACTATGAATCGGGAAGCAGCTATATTACAAACTCCTGTTATTTCATGTTATCCGGGTAAAACATTGGCTGTAGATCAATATTATATTGATCAAGGTTTAATGTTTAGGTCTAACAATATTGATGAAGTTATTCAAAAAGCTTTAGCGTTTATTGTTAATCCTCATGAGAAAATAGATTTCAAAACTGATGATTTGTTTCAGATTATATTGGATAATCTCTATGATTTAGGTAATGGGGGTAAATAG